The Streptomyces seoulensis genome contains a region encoding:
- the tap gene encoding telomere-associated protein Tap, translated as MSELFDAVDALVASRSPLPSAEERKRLRTAHGLTLDEVAGALKVRRATVSGWESAKKPTEPRGPEREAYARLLRQLAELYPAPEEPAPEEPAAEEPAAEEPAAEEPATYTSVPDPVEARTAPAPEAENARPAAAIPATATSSRPARVIRPMSSASGSPAAAKPAPSATPAGDTDPRFENGPLAVVDVEDGKVLAYCTGGLVLDVPAKSVPALVDWTLREAKLGQPKLSGPGKDADPLLVLTEAACERYGLPTTLTEEERLAGRLPEGHKVVKQLTRAEWKLTKRGFGPWARIYRPAQGAERACVQLCIPSWHALDTRHWGAAGQLPPAELARVLGVYATRVMTPRGSTAVTGLELMAALHPATRASEPDADGRRYSEHNPGSLGKDPVDPAPCEAPDGHPLLKDLPRFHVRGPAEKLFEEAYDWARPMTDAECTLRHLVGIDVNMAFAAGANGLTVGLGVPTHVRAPVFDPKLPGSWLVDLSHVDLSKVKVGKEWTDLDGSLLPSPFTPKGERPEGPAWYATPTVAYAVELGYEVRPVEAWVRRENGRYLDGWYNRLRDAYLATMADLGVTADLLPADFLTAMDGYKDRDPELGLVVSAVKATVKGGLGKLRERPRGEGWRPGEPWRALSRPTWRPDIRAAVISRTRINLHRKIVKHAAFTGQYPVAILSDCVVYAAGGESPLDFLPYREGKPLPGGFKLGINPGLVKHEGTQSVLWGEEVRERFDAPELNLARYIKDGTVTDADNGE; from the coding sequence ATGTCCGAGTTGTTCGACGCGGTCGACGCGCTGGTCGCATCCCGCTCTCCGCTGCCGTCGGCCGAGGAGCGTAAGCGGCTGCGCACCGCGCACGGCCTGACGCTCGACGAAGTCGCCGGCGCGCTGAAGGTGCGGCGGGCGACGGTGTCGGGATGGGAGTCGGCCAAGAAGCCGACCGAGCCACGTGGTCCGGAGCGCGAGGCTTACGCACGGCTGCTGCGGCAGTTGGCGGAGCTCTACCCGGCCCCGGAGGAGCCGGCCCCGGAGGAGCCGGCCGCTGAGGAGCCGGCCGCTGAGGAGCCGGCCGCTGAGGAGCCTGCCACGTACACCAGCGTGCCCGACCCGGTGGAAGCGCGGACCGCGCCCGCGCCTGAGGCCGAGAACGCCCGGCCCGCAGCCGCCATCCCCGCCACGGCGACCTCGTCGCGCCCGGCCCGCGTCATCAGGCCGATGTCGTCGGCGTCGGGCAGTCCGGCCGCGGCGAAGCCGGCCCCGTCCGCGACTCCGGCAGGCGACACCGACCCGCGGTTCGAGAACGGTCCGCTGGCGGTCGTCGACGTCGAGGACGGGAAGGTGCTGGCGTACTGCACCGGCGGCCTCGTCCTGGATGTGCCGGCCAAGTCGGTCCCAGCGCTGGTGGACTGGACGCTCAGGGAGGCGAAGCTCGGGCAGCCGAAGCTCTCCGGCCCGGGCAAGGACGCCGACCCGCTGCTCGTACTCACCGAAGCCGCGTGCGAGCGCTACGGCCTCCCGACGACCCTCACGGAGGAGGAGCGGCTCGCCGGCCGCCTTCCGGAAGGCCACAAGGTCGTCAAGCAGTTGACCCGCGCCGAGTGGAAGCTGACCAAGCGCGGCTTCGGGCCGTGGGCGCGGATCTACCGCCCGGCGCAGGGTGCGGAGCGGGCCTGCGTCCAGTTGTGCATCCCGTCGTGGCACGCGCTCGACACCCGGCACTGGGGCGCGGCCGGGCAGCTTCCGCCGGCGGAACTCGCTCGTGTGCTGGGCGTGTACGCGACCCGGGTGATGACGCCGCGCGGATCGACCGCCGTGACCGGCCTGGAGCTGATGGCCGCGCTGCACCCGGCGACCCGCGCCTCCGAGCCGGACGCCGACGGCAGACGGTACTCCGAGCACAACCCCGGCTCCCTGGGCAAGGACCCGGTCGACCCCGCGCCGTGCGAGGCCCCCGACGGTCACCCGCTCCTCAAGGACCTGCCCCGCTTCCATGTGCGCGGACCGGCGGAGAAGCTGTTCGAGGAGGCGTACGACTGGGCGCGGCCGATGACCGATGCCGAGTGCACCCTGCGCCACCTGGTCGGGATCGACGTGAACATGGCCTTCGCGGCCGGCGCCAACGGCCTGACGGTCGGCCTGGGCGTGCCCACGCACGTCAGGGCGCCGGTGTTCGATCCGAAGCTGCCCGGCAGTTGGCTGGTCGACCTCTCCCACGTCGACCTGTCGAAGGTGAAGGTCGGCAAGGAGTGGACGGACCTGGACGGCAGCCTGCTGCCCTCCCCGTTCACGCCGAAGGGCGAGCGCCCCGAGGGTCCGGCCTGGTACGCGACGCCCACCGTGGCCTACGCCGTGGAACTCGGCTACGAGGTGCGCCCGGTGGAGGCGTGGGTGCGGCGGGAGAACGGCCGTTACCTGGACGGCTGGTACAACCGGCTGCGCGACGCCTACCTCGCCACGATGGCCGACCTCGGCGTCACCGCCGACCTGTTGCCCGCCGACTTCCTGACGGCGATGGACGGCTACAAGGACCGCGACCCGGAGCTGGGACTCGTCGTCTCGGCGGTCAAGGCGACGGTGAAGGGCGGCCTGGGCAAGCTCCGCGAGCGCCCTCGCGGCGAGGGCTGGCGGCCCGGCGAGCCGTGGCGCGCCCTGTCCCGCCCGACCTGGCGGCCGGACATCCGGGCGGCGGTCATCTCCCGTACCCGGATCAACCTGCACCGCAAGATCGTCAAGCACGCGGCGTTCACCGGGCAGTACCCGGTCGCGATCCTCTCCGACTGCGTCGTCTACGCGGCGGGCGGTGAGAGCCCGCTGGACTTCCTGCCCTACCGGGAGGGCAAGCCCCTGCCCGGCGGCTTCAAGCTCGGCATCAACCCCGGCCTCGTCAAGCACGAGGGCACCCAGTCGGTCCTGTGGGGCGAGGAGGTCCGTGAGCGTTTCGACGCCCCGGAGCTCAACCTCGCCCGGTACATCAAGGACGGCACCGTCACCGATGCCGACAACGGCGAGTAG
- the tpg gene encoding telomere-protecting terminal protein Tpg, with amino-acid sequence MSMFGDGLDAAVQKAFTRPAPKSAGAQMRYLVKKMKGTRAVAQMLRISQRTVERYVKDQIKKPRPDLAARLEREVKKRWQPQIRARARERAATTGGIVIDTRARMGYTAPIGTTDESRIRHLTVALPPQYAARLFEAQETGAGDRELKEIAAEALREVYFQDGGRRAGSLEEVRFTDVEHLEFEL; translated from the coding sequence ATGAGCATGTTCGGGGACGGCCTGGACGCCGCGGTACAGAAGGCGTTCACCCGCCCGGCGCCCAAGAGCGCGGGCGCCCAGATGCGCTACCTGGTCAAGAAGATGAAGGGCACCAGGGCGGTCGCGCAGATGCTGCGGATCTCCCAGCGCACCGTCGAGCGGTACGTGAAGGACCAGATCAAGAAGCCCCGCCCCGACCTCGCCGCACGCCTGGAACGCGAGGTGAAGAAGCGGTGGCAGCCGCAGATCCGGGCCAGGGCCCGCGAGAGGGCGGCCACGACCGGCGGCATCGTCATCGACACTCGCGCCCGCATGGGCTACACCGCACCGATCGGGACGACGGACGAGTCCCGCATCCGCCACCTGACCGTCGCCCTGCCCCCGCAGTACGCCGCCCGCCTCTTCGAGGCCCAGGAGACCGGCGCCGGCGACCGCGAGCTCAAGGAGATCGCCGCGGAAGCGCTCAGGGAGGTCTATTTCCAGGACGGCGGCCGCCGCGCCGGCAGCCTGGAGGAGGTGCGGTTCACGGACGTGGAGCACTTGGAGTTCGAGCTGTGA
- a CDS encoding aldo/keto reductase, translated as MTIPNVTLNNGVQMPQLGFGVFQVPDDETAAAVGHALRAGYRSIDTAAIYGNERGTGRAIAESGIARDELFVTTKLWNDDQGHDSTLAAFDASLDKLGLDHVDLYLVHWPTPARDRYLDTWRALERILEQGRARAIGVSNFQVPHLRRLMDHTGIVPAVNQIELHPALQQAELRAFHAEHGIATEAWSPLAQGAVLGDEAIVAAARRHGVSPAQVVIRWHLQTGNVVIPKSVTPERIQQNLDVFGFRLSDDELDAIAALDRGLRTGPDPDTLN; from the coding sequence ATGACCATCCCGAACGTCACCCTCAACAACGGCGTCCAGATGCCGCAGCTCGGCTTCGGCGTCTTCCAGGTTCCCGACGACGAGACCGCCGCCGCCGTCGGCCACGCCCTGCGGGCCGGCTACCGGAGCATCGACACGGCCGCGATCTACGGCAACGAGCGCGGAACGGGCCGCGCGATCGCCGAGTCCGGGATCGCCCGCGACGAGCTGTTCGTGACCACCAAGCTGTGGAACGACGACCAGGGCCACGACAGCACCCTCGCCGCCTTCGACGCCTCCCTGGACAAGCTCGGCCTCGACCACGTCGACCTGTACCTCGTGCACTGGCCCACCCCGGCCCGTGACCGCTACCTCGACACCTGGCGCGCCCTGGAGCGGATCCTCGAGCAGGGCCGCGCCCGCGCCATCGGCGTCTCCAACTTCCAGGTGCCCCACCTGCGCCGCCTCATGGACCACACGGGCATCGTCCCGGCCGTCAACCAGATCGAGCTGCACCCCGCGCTCCAGCAGGCCGAACTGCGCGCCTTCCACGCCGAGCACGGCATCGCCACCGAGGCGTGGAGCCCGCTGGCGCAGGGCGCTGTCCTCGGCGACGAGGCGATCGTCGCGGCCGCCCGGCGGCACGGGGTCAGCCCCGCCCAGGTGGTGATCCGCTGGCACCTGCAGACCGGCAACGTCGTGATCCCGAAGTCCGTCACGCCCGAGCGCATCCAGCAGAACCTCGACGTGTTCGGCTTCCGGCTGTCCGACGACGAACTCGACGCCATCGCCGCCCTCGACCGCGGCCTGCGCACGGGCCCGGACCCCGACACCCTCAACTGA
- a CDS encoding aldo/keto reductase produces the protein MSIRHLLPGPIGFGAAPLGNMFRSLTDEEAQATLHAAWDHGIRYFDTAPVYGAGLAETRLGDFLSQYDRADYVLSTKVGRLILDEFEEPATRELGEKGNLFQYGLPNKIHNDYSADATLRSVEDSLKRLRTDRLDIVWVHSVAQDFYGDEWIGRFEEARTGAFRALTRLREEGVIKAWGLGVNRVEPLELTLDLAEPTPDAFLLAGRYTLLDHERALQRLLPAARRRDVDLVVGGPYSSGILVGGSHFEYGEAPAEVVAKVERVNALAREHGIGVKSAALQFVLAHPAVAAVVPGASRPSRIAEDLGALDQSIPAAFWQALRAEGIVSYEAPVPLT, from the coding sequence ATGAGCATCCGCCATCTGCTGCCGGGCCCCATCGGCTTCGGCGCGGCCCCCCTGGGCAACATGTTCCGCTCCCTCACGGACGAGGAGGCCCAGGCCACCCTGCATGCCGCCTGGGACCACGGCATCCGCTACTTCGACACCGCGCCCGTGTACGGGGCGGGCCTCGCGGAGACCCGCCTCGGTGACTTCCTGTCGCAGTACGACCGCGCCGATTACGTGCTGTCGACCAAGGTCGGCCGCCTGATCCTGGACGAGTTCGAGGAACCGGCCACACGCGAACTGGGGGAGAAGGGCAACCTGTTCCAGTACGGCCTGCCCAACAAGATCCACAACGATTACAGCGCGGACGCGACGCTGCGTTCCGTCGAGGACAGTCTGAAGCGGCTGCGCACGGACCGCCTCGACATCGTCTGGGTGCACTCCGTCGCGCAGGACTTCTACGGTGACGAGTGGATCGGCCGCTTCGAGGAGGCGCGCACCGGCGCCTTCCGCGCCCTGACCCGGCTGCGGGAGGAGGGCGTGATCAAGGCATGGGGGCTCGGCGTCAACCGGGTCGAGCCCCTGGAGCTGACCCTCGACCTGGCCGAGCCGACCCCGGACGCCTTCCTGCTCGCCGGCCGCTACACGCTGCTCGACCACGAGCGCGCCCTCCAGCGACTGCTGCCCGCCGCCCGTCGGCGCGACGTGGACCTCGTCGTCGGCGGCCCGTACAGCTCGGGCATCCTCGTCGGCGGCAGCCACTTCGAGTACGGCGAAGCCCCGGCCGAGGTCGTCGCGAAGGTGGAGCGTGTCAACGCCCTCGCGCGTGAACACGGCATCGGCGTCAAGTCCGCGGCGCTCCAGTTCGTCCTCGCCCACCCGGCCGTGGCCGCGGTCGTGCCGGGGGCCAGCAGGCCCAGTCGTATCGCGGAAGATCTCGGCGCCCTCGACCAGAGCATCCCCGCCGCCTTCTGGCAGGCTCTCCGCGCGGAGGGAATCGTCTCCTACGAGGCACCGGTACCGCTCACCTGA
- a CDS encoding transglycosylase SLT domain-containing protein, with protein sequence MNAIFASRRPARLRTLALTGLTTVGAAAAAVTLMPSSAFAAEAQAAHSVTAHRAAATSTAKSGNLDSWIKQSLAIMKAKHIPGSYDGLKRNIMRESGGNPNAQNNWDINAQKGIPSKGLLQVIDPTFNTYHVAGTAHSVTDPVANITAAANYAAHRYGSIDNVNSAY encoded by the coding sequence TTGAACGCGATCTTTGCTTCCCGCCGCCCTGCCCGCCTGCGCACCCTCGCCCTGACCGGCCTGACCACCGTGGGTGCCGCGGCCGCCGCCGTGACCCTGATGCCGTCGTCCGCGTTCGCTGCCGAGGCTCAGGCCGCCCACTCGGTCACCGCCCACCGTGCTGCCGCCACGTCCACGGCCAAGTCGGGGAACCTGGACAGCTGGATCAAGCAGTCGCTGGCCATCATGAAGGCCAAGCACATCCCGGGCAGCTACGACGGCCTCAAGCGCAACATCATGCGCGAGTCCGGCGGCAACCCCAACGCTCAGAACAACTGGGACATCAACGCGCAGAAGGGCATCCCCTCCAAGGGGCTTCTGCAGGTGATCGACCCCACCTTCAACACCTACCACGTGGCCGGCACCGCGCACAGCGTGACCGACCCGGTCGCCAACATCACCGCGGCCGCCAACTACGCCGCCCACCGCTACGGCTCGATCGACAACGTCAACTCCGCCTACTGA
- a CDS encoding class I SAM-dependent methyltransferase, producing MAEPSFLAAVRESYDTVAADYVERVPPPAELDPLSRAMLTGFAELVRTAGLGPVADLGCGPGRVTAYLAGLGVPAFGVDLSPRMIGLARHAYPNLRFTEGSMTALNTEGDELGGILAWYSTHHTPPQWLPAVFAEFHRTLAPGGHLLWGDYVGDERLQPTHGYGRPVSYESYLLPLDRVVGLLDQAGLVVTARLEQEPGGRVNRPHACLLARKPALTGNARTARTPG from the coding sequence ATGGCTGAGCCCTCCTTCCTGGCCGCTGTCCGTGAGTCGTACGACACGGTCGCGGCCGATTACGTCGAACGCGTCCCACCGCCCGCCGAGTTGGACCCGCTGTCACGCGCGATGCTGACGGGGTTCGCCGAGTTGGTGCGGACGGCCGGTCTGGGACCGGTCGCGGACCTGGGGTGCGGCCCCGGACGCGTGACGGCGTACCTGGCCGGGCTGGGGGTGCCCGCCTTCGGTGTCGATCTGTCGCCCAGGATGATCGGACTGGCTCGGCACGCCTATCCGAACCTGCGGTTCACCGAGGGCTCGATGACCGCGCTGAATACGGAGGGCGACGAACTCGGCGGCATCCTGGCCTGGTACTCCACCCATCACACGCCCCCGCAGTGGCTGCCGGCGGTGTTCGCCGAGTTCCACCGCACGCTCGCGCCAGGCGGCCACCTGCTGTGGGGAGACTACGTCGGCGATGAGCGGCTGCAGCCGACCCACGGCTATGGCCGTCCGGTGTCCTACGAGTCCTACCTCCTGCCCCTGGACCGCGTGGTCGGCCTGCTGGATCAGGCCGGTCTCGTCGTCACCGCGAGGCTGGAACAGGAGCCCGGCGGACGCGTGAACAGACCGCACGCCTGCCTCCTGGCCCGCAAGCCCGCCCTTACTGGAAACGCTCGCACGGCGAGGACGCCCGGCTGA
- a CDS encoding sigma-70 family RNA polymerase sigma factor — translation MISSALPASRTTPAPAAPDDDPATMWAMAARSGDAHAREQFVRALHRDVQRYVARLCGDPQSVDDLAQDTFLRALGSLHRFEGRSSARSWLLSIARRAVIDSYRHAAARPRLSDASDWQMAVERAQPRGLPGFDDGIALLDLLDTLPQERREAFLLTQVAGLPYVEAAEAGGCPVGTVRSRVARARATLMDLLDQAERPASLPAA, via the coding sequence GTGATCAGTTCCGCCCTGCCCGCTTCCCGGACCACCCCCGCTCCGGCGGCGCCGGACGACGACCCGGCGACGATGTGGGCCATGGCCGCCCGGAGCGGTGACGCCCATGCCCGGGAGCAGTTCGTCCGAGCGTTGCACCGTGACGTCCAGCGGTACGTCGCCCGGCTGTGCGGCGACCCTCAGTCGGTGGACGACCTCGCACAGGACACGTTCCTGCGCGCGCTCGGCAGCCTGCACCGTTTCGAGGGCCGTTCCTCGGCGCGCTCCTGGCTACTGTCCATCGCCCGCCGGGCGGTCATCGACAGTTACCGCCACGCCGCCGCGCGACCACGACTGTCCGACGCGTCTGACTGGCAGATGGCGGTCGAGCGGGCGCAGCCGCGTGGCCTGCCGGGCTTCGACGACGGCATCGCGTTGCTCGACCTGCTGGACACTCTGCCGCAGGAGCGACGCGAAGCGTTCCTGCTCACCCAGGTCGCAGGTCTGCCCTACGTGGAAGCGGCCGAGGCCGGCGGCTGCCCGGTCGGCACGGTCCGCTCCCGCGTCGCCCGTGCCAGAGCGACACTGATGGACCTGCTGGACCAGGCGGAACGGCCCGCGTCGCTGCCCGCCGCCTGA
- a CDS encoding heavy-metal-associated domain-containing protein, with protein MARMNFLVTGMSCGHCAASIKKALTGMPGVSEVDVDVTAGTVTVQGADLDDTLLRAAIVEAGYEVPGTVAV; from the coding sequence ATGGCACGAATGAACTTCCTCGTCACCGGCATGAGCTGCGGACACTGCGCGGCGAGCATCAAGAAGGCCCTGACCGGGATGCCCGGCGTCAGCGAGGTGGACGTGGACGTCACCGCGGGCACCGTCACCGTGCAGGGCGCGGATCTGGACGACACCCTTCTGCGCGCGGCGATCGTCGAGGCGGGCTACGAGGTGCCGGGCACCGTCGCCGTCTGA
- a CDS encoding ferritin-like domain-containing protein yields MTNSERSPEDSADTGVRLRRRSVLASAALAAGAPVSLAAPAHTPGRSAGQRSAAPQHGAAVRLVAVPAERRDISWLRSALQVAVEIEFATIPPYLCGWWSVRNRKCDAARLIRRIVSDEMYHLGIVCNLLVALGGRPRIRDSAPTYPGPLPGGVHPGVEVCLSGLTKPFVHDVMMAIEAPGAPLTDSADDPLSIGLFYEQLLSAFLAAAPDLRTDRQLHERIGEDTLRPVRTLDDVERAIEIIKEQGEGTSHSPADAPRDGHMAHYYAFAEIYHGRQLRETGGEWRFTGPMVPFPDTRPMARVPAGGWKNPPAEAQRLLDAFDGTYAGVLEALDAAWNEGDRHSLRTAVRGMRRLQAPGEELMEIPIAGTRETYGPQFRPRG; encoded by the coding sequence GTGACGAATTCAGAGAGGTCCCCCGAGGACTCGGCGGACACCGGTGTCCGGTTGCGCAGGCGCAGCGTGCTCGCGTCGGCCGCGCTGGCCGCGGGGGCGCCGGTGTCCCTGGCCGCTCCGGCGCACACCCCCGGACGCTCGGCCGGTCAGCGGTCCGCGGCCCCGCAGCACGGCGCGGCGGTGCGCCTGGTGGCCGTACCGGCAGAGCGGCGCGACATCTCCTGGCTGAGGTCCGCGCTCCAGGTCGCGGTGGAGATCGAGTTCGCCACCATCCCCCCGTACCTCTGCGGATGGTGGTCGGTCAGGAACCGCAAGTGCGATGCCGCACGGCTGATCCGGCGCATCGTCTCCGACGAGATGTACCACCTCGGAATCGTGTGCAATCTCCTGGTCGCGCTGGGGGGTCGCCCCCGGATCAGGGACTCCGCGCCCACCTATCCGGGGCCGCTGCCCGGTGGCGTGCACCCAGGGGTCGAGGTCTGTCTCTCGGGCCTGACTAAGCCGTTCGTCCACGACGTGATGATGGCCATCGAGGCGCCGGGCGCGCCCCTCACCGACAGCGCGGACGACCCGTTGAGCATCGGCCTCTTCTACGAGCAGTTGCTGTCGGCGTTTCTGGCCGCGGCACCTGATCTGCGTACGGACCGGCAGTTGCACGAACGCATCGGTGAGGACACGCTCAGGCCCGTACGGACTCTCGACGACGTCGAGCGTGCCATCGAGATCATCAAGGAGCAGGGCGAAGGCACCTCGCACTCCCCCGCGGACGCGCCGAGGGACGGCCACATGGCGCACTACTACGCCTTCGCCGAGATCTACCACGGGCGCCAGCTCCGCGAGACCGGGGGCGAATGGCGGTTCACCGGACCCATGGTGCCGTTCCCGGACACCCGGCCCATGGCTCGGGTCCCGGCGGGCGGCTGGAAGAATCCGCCCGCCGAGGCCCAGCGGCTGCTCGACGCCTTCGACGGCACCTATGCCGGCGTACTGGAAGCGCTCGACGCCGCGTGGAACGAGGGCGACCGGCACAGCCTGCGCACGGCCGTGCGGGGCATGCGCAGGCTCCAGGCTCCTGGGGAGGAGCTGATGGAGATTCCGATCGCCGGAACCCGCGAGACCTACGGGCCGCAGTTCCGTCCGAGAGGCTGA
- a CDS encoding TetR/AcrR family transcriptional regulator: protein MSANTLPAESLRDRKRRQTRERIIETAFALFRERGFDAVTVDEIAQRAEIGRTTFFRYFGDKQEVVFSTEDDFLHALTAAMRDVPAEPLRDLAQALATSRRLLLAICAEAARHPGHHAVYHRLVTQHPELEDRHTRKTRHYADLLENHLTDHGAPPATAVLAAQLTLACYQTAWRLGSHDATAVLREADDAFDLLLGATAV from the coding sequence ATGAGCGCGAACACGTTGCCGGCGGAGTCGTTGCGGGACCGTAAGCGCCGCCAGACCCGGGAACGGATCATCGAGACGGCCTTCGCGCTCTTCAGGGAGCGGGGGTTCGACGCCGTCACGGTGGACGAGATCGCCCAGCGGGCCGAGATCGGCCGCACCACCTTCTTCCGCTACTTCGGCGACAAGCAGGAAGTCGTCTTCTCCACCGAGGACGACTTCCTGCACGCGCTCACCGCGGCCATGCGCGACGTACCCGCCGAGCCCCTCCGGGACCTCGCGCAAGCACTGGCCACATCTCGGCGGCTGCTGCTCGCGATCTGCGCCGAAGCCGCCCGCCACCCCGGCCACCACGCGGTCTACCACCGCCTGGTCACACAGCACCCCGAACTCGAGGACAGGCACACCCGCAAGACCCGGCACTACGCCGACCTCCTCGAGAACCACCTGACCGACCACGGTGCCCCTCCGGCCACCGCCGTCCTCGCCGCCCAGTTGACGCTCGCCTGCTACCAGACGGCGTGGCGCCTCGGCAGCCACGACGCGACGGCGGTACTCCGCGAGGCGGACGACGCCTTCGACCTCCTGCTGGGAGCCACCGCCGTCTGA